The sequence below is a genomic window from Mycobacterium spongiae.
GAGGAATTCCTCAACGGCACCCTGCGTTCCGTGGGCCGTGGTCGCCACCAGCTCCGCACCGCGGCCGGCACACACGATTACGCGGTGCGCTAGCGCCATTCCCTGCCCGAGGATCGGGCGCCGGCTAACCGCCTACATGGGATGGATCTAGGCTGCGCGGGCCGTAGGATTCCCCCTATGGCTAGCCAGCAGAGTCCAACGGCGCGACGCCGGCCGACTTCGCCGACCACGGTCGATGTTGCACGGCTTGGGCGGCGCCCAGGAGCCATGTTCACCCTACGTAACACCGTGGACAGTCCCTCGCGCATCGGGCTTGAGATGATCGCTATTGCGCCGGGTGCCCCGCTTGATCTCAACCTGCGAGTGGAGTCGGTATCCGAAGGCGTGTTGGTGACCGGGACCGTAGCAGCGCCCACCGCCGGCGAGTGCGCCCGTTGCCTAACTGACGTGGCGGGACACATCCAGGTTGAGTTGACCGAACTGTTCGCCTATCCCGAGAGCGCGACCGAGGCCACCACCGAGGAAGACGAGGTTGGACACATCGTCGATGACACCATCGACCTGGAGCAATCGATCATCGATGCCGTCGGGCTCCAACTGCCACTGGCGCCGCTGTGTCGGCCGGACTGCCCCGGGCTGTGTCCGCAGTGCGGCGTTGCCCTGACTACAGCGCCGGGTCATCACCATGAACAGATCGATCCGCGATGGGCGAAGCTTGCCGGGATGTTGGAGTCGAAGGTCCCACAGTCAGATGCGGCGGATCACCCCGCACCGCGAGGTGAGCGGTGACTCGATCGCGGCAATCTCTGCTCGACGCGCTCGGCGTCGAGTTGCCCGATGACCTCGTCACTTTGGCGCTGACGCATCGCAGCTACGCCTACGAAAAAGGGGGTCTGCCGACCAACGAGCGGTTGGAGTTTCTCGGCGACGCGGTCCTAGGTCTGACCATTACCGACGAGCTCTTTCATCGTCACCCCGATCGTTCGGAAGGGGATCTAGCCAAACTGCGAGCCAGCGTGGTCAACACCCAGGCGTTGGCCGATGTCGCGCGCAACCTCTCCCAGGAGGGTCTTGGCGTACACATGCTGTTGGGGCGCGGTGAGGTCAACACCGGTGGAGCCGACAAGTCCAGCATCCTGGCCGACGGGATGGAATCGTTGCTGGGCGCCATTTACCTGCACCGCGGCATTGAGCAGGCCCGTGAGGTGATCCTGCGACTATTCGGCCCTTTGCTAGACGCCGCACCGACGCTCGGTGCGGGATTGGATTGGAAGACGAGCTTGCAGGAACTCACCGCGTCGCGCGGGCTGGGCGTGCCGTCGTACTTGGTGACATCGACCGGACCGGACCACGACAAGGAATTCACCGCGGCTGTTGTCGTTCTGGACGTTAAGCGTGGGACGGGTGTCGGCCGCTCCAAGAAGGAAGCCGAACAAAAGGCTGCGGCTGCGGCTTATCGGGCGCTCGAGGCCCACGACGAACTGGACGGCGCAATGCCAGGCAAATCGTCGGCATAAGCTGATCGTGATGACCCGCTGCGCCCGGCTTCGCCGCGCTTGCGATCATCACGGGGTCCGATGGTGATGACCCGCTGCGCCCGGCTTCGCCGCGCTTGCGATCATCACGGGGTCCGATGGTGATGACCCGCTGCGCCCGGCTTCGCCGCGCTTGCGATCATCACGGGGTCCGATGGTGATGACCCGCTGCGCCCGGCTTCGCCGCGCTTGCGATCATCACTGAATGCCGGAACTACCCGAGGTCGAGGTGGTGCGGCGCGGCCTAGCGGCTCACGTGGTAGGCCGAACGATCACCACGGTTCGAGTCCACCATCCTCGCGCGGTGCGCCGCCATGAAGCCGGAGCCGCAGATCTGACGGCGCGGCTGCAGGGAGCCAGGATCAGCGGAACCGATCGGCGTGGCAAATATCTCTGGTTGACGCTTGCGCCGCAAGCAGGCGATGAACAGGAAGCGGACACCGCACTGGTGGTGCACCTGGGCATGAGCGGACAGATGTTGCTCGGGACAGTCCCGCGTACCCAGCATCTCCGGATCTCCGCGCTGCTCGACGACGGGACGGAAATGAGCTTCGTCGACCAGCGGACTTTTGGCGGTTGGCTGCTCGCCGATCTGGTCACGGTCGACGGCAGCGTAGTGCCGGTACCGGTCGCCCATCTGGCACGCGACCCCCTTGACCCGCGGTTCGATGTCGACGCGGTGGTCACGTTGGTGCGGCGCAAGCACTCCGAGCTCAAGCGGCAGTTGCTGAACCAGCAGGTTGTTTCGGGCATCGGCAACATCTACGCCGACGAGGCGCTGTGGCGGGCGAAAGTGAACGGCGCGCGGGTCGCCGCCACGCTGGCCCGCCGGCAGCTGGTCGCGGTTCTAGATGCCGCGGCAGACGTCATGCGCGAGGCGCTGGCCAATGGCGGAACCTCGTTCGACTCGCTCTATGTGAATGTCAACGGTGAGTCGGGCTACTTCGATCGATCGCTGGACGCCTATGGCCGTGAAGGTGAGAACTGTCGGCGCTGCGGCGCGGTCATGCGCCGGGAGAAGTTCATGAACCGCTCCTCTTTCTACTGCCCGAGATGCCAACCGCGACCGCGTGGTTGAGTCTTGTTCATGTCACGATTGAGTGTGCGTGCGAGGCGTTGAGTGTGACTGTAGGGCGGGAGAACTAGGAAATTCCCGCCCTCACCTCACACTCGACTGTGCCGATGCACACTCAATGGTGGTGCTTGGTCTGCCGCCTCCCGGCTAGTGCAAGAGAAGTGCAGTAGAAAGAAGCCATGACTGAACTTTGGGTCGAACGTACCGGTGTGCGCCGCTACACCGGACACAGCTCGCGGGGTGCGCGGGTACTTGTCGGCTCCGAGGACGTTGACGGCGTTTTTACCCCGGGTGAGTTGCTCAAGATTGCCCTCGCTGCGTGCAGCGGGATGTCCAGCGATCGACCGCTGGCCCGTCGTCTCGGCGACGAATACCCCGCGGTGGTCAAGGTGTGCGGTGCCGCCGACCGTGAACAGGAGCGGTATCCGCTGATTGAGGAGACCCTCGAACTCGACCTTTCAGGTCTCACAGAGGACGAGAAGGCGCGCGTGTTGGTGGTCGTCAACCGCGCGGTCGACTTGGTGTGCACCGTCGGTCGAACCGTGAAGTCGGGCACGACCGTCACCTTCGAGGTCGCCGACGTCGGCCCCTCCGATGGACCCATGCGGCTGACCGCTTGGGTGCACGGCTGGGTCCAGGGCGTCGGCTTCCGCTGGTGGACCCGCTGCCGGGCGTTGGAGCTGGGTCTGACCGGGTATGCGGCCAACCAGGCCGATGGCCGCGTGTTGGTGGTAGCTCAGGGGCCCCGCCAGGCAGGGGAGCAATTGCTGGCGCTGCTGCAACGTGGCACCTCGTCGCCTTCGAGGCCCGGCCGGGTAGACAAGGTTGTCGCCGATTGGTCGCACCCGGCAGAGCCGATTGCGGGGTTCACCGAGCGCTAGCTCGGCGACGATACGCGCCGGAACGGCGGGTTGAGGAGCCGAGCAATCGAGCCCCAGCTCGGCGACGATACGCGCCGGAACGGCGGGTTGAGGAGCCGAGCAATCGAGCCCCAGCTCGGCGACCCCCCACGTATCCGAGCGCGCCGGAACGGCGGGTTGGGGAGCCGAGCAATCGAGCCCCAGCTCGGCGAGCGGTAGTCTGGCAGGCCGTGTACCTCAAGAGTCTGACGCTGAAGGGCTTCAAGTCCTTTGCTGCGTCCACGACTCTGCGTTTTGAGCCGGGTATTACCGCCGTCGTGGGGCCGAACGGCTCCGGCAAGTCCAATGTGGTCGATGCCCTGGCGTGGGTGATGGGGGAGCAGGGGGCAAAATCGCTGCGCGGCGGCAAGATGGAAGATGTCATCTTCGGCGGTACCTCGTCGCGCGCACCGCTGGGTCGCGCGGAGGTCACCGTCACGATCGACAACTCTGACAATGCGCTGCCGATCGAGTATGCGGAGGTGTCGATCACCCGCAGGATGTTCCGTGACGGTGCCAGCGAGTACGAGATCAACGGCAACACCTGCAGATTGATGGATGTTCAGGAGCTGTTGAGCGACTCTGGCATCGGACGCGAGATGCATGTGATCGTCGGGCAGGGCAAGTTGGAAGAGATCCTGCAGTCGCGGCCCGAGGACCGCCGGGCTTTCATCGAGGAAGCCGCAGGCGTGCTCAAGCACCGCAAGCGCAAAGAGAAAGCGCTGCGAAAGCTTGACTCCATGTCGGCGAACTTGGCCCGCCTCACCGACCTCACCACCGAGCTCCGGCGCCAACTCAAGCCGTTGGGCCGCCAAGCTGAGGTTGCCCGACGTGCGGCGACCATCCAGGCGGATCTGCGCGACGCCCGGCTTCGGCTGGCCGCCGACGACATCGTGAGCCGCCGGGCGGAGCGGGAAGCGATTTTCGACGCCGAAGCGGCGATGCGCCGCCAGCATGACGAGGCCGCCGCGAGGCTGACGGTGGCATCGCAGGAGTTGACAGCCCATGAGTCGGCACTCGCCGAACTGGCCGGTCGGGCCGACTCCGCGCAACACACGTGGTTCGGGCTGTCCGCGCTCGCCGAACGGGTGGGCGCCACGGTGCGTATCGCCAGCGAACGCGCCCACCATCTCGACAGCGAGCCGATGCCGATCAGCGACACCGACCCCGATGCGCTGGAAGCCGAGGCCGAGCAGGTGACCATTGCCGAACGCCAGCTGCTGGCGGAAGTGGCCGGGGCCAGAACCCGGCTCGATGCCGCCCGCACCGAATTGGCCGACTGCGAGCACCGAGCCGCCGAGGCTGACCGAGCACATATGGCTGCCGTCCGGGCGGAGGCAGACCGCCGTGAGGACCTGGCACGGCTCGCCGGTCAGGTTGAGACCGTGCGCGCGCGGATCGAATCGATCGATGACAGCGTCGCGCGCTTGTCCGAGCGCATCGACGAGGCAGCGTCGCGGGCACAGTTGACCCGGACTGAGTTTGAAACGGTGCAGGGCCGCGTCGGAGAACTGGATCAAGGCGAGATCGGCCTGGATGAGCAGCACGAGCGCGCGGTGGCGGCGTTGCGACTGGCCGACGAGCGCGTTGCCGAACTGCAATCCGCCGAACGTGGCGCCGAACGGGAGGTGGCTTCGTTGCGAGCCCGCATCGACGCGCTGTCGGTGGGGTTGGCGCGCAAGGACGGCACGGCGTGGCTCACACGGAATCACAGCGGTGCAGGGCTTTTTGGGTCGGTCGCCCAGCTGGTCAAAGTTCGTTCGGGCTACGAGGCGGCGTTGGCCGCGGCGCTGGGGCCGGCCGCTGATGCGCTGGCGGTGGACAGTCTTGGCACGGCCAGTACCGCGGTCAGCGCGCTCAAGGCAGCGGACGGTGGCCGGGCGGCACTCGTGCTGAGTGACTGGCCCGTCTCTGCAGAGTCTGACGCTGAGGTGGCGGTTGCGCCTCCCGGTGGCGCCATCTGGGCGCTGGATTTGGTTGAGGCAGCGCCCCGGTGGCGTGGTGCGCTGATCGCGATGCTGTCGGGCGTCGCGGTGGTGAACGACCTGACCGAAGCACTTGGTCTAGTGGCGATTCGCCCGCGGCTGCGGGTGGTCACGTTGGACGGCGATCTGGTGGGCTCGGGCTGGGTGAGCGGCGGTTCTGATCGCACGCTGTCCACGCTGGAAATCACCTCGGAGATCGACGAGGCCAGCCGGGAGTTGGCCGCGGCCGAGGCCCAGGTGGGTCAGTTGACCGCAGCACTGTCGGGCGCGCTGTCGGAGCAGGCCAGCCGCCAGGACGCGGCCGAGCAGGCTTTGGCGGCGCTCAACGAGTCCGACACTGCGATCTCGGCGATGTACGAGCGGCTGGGTCGCCTCGGGCAGGAAGCGCGTAGCGCCGATGAAGAGTGGAGCAGACTGCTGCGGCAGCGTGACGAGTTGGAGGCCGGTCGCGCGCAGACCCTCGAGGAGGTTGCAGAACTCGAAACGCGGCTGCGCACCGCCCAGGAGACGCAGCATGTGCACACATCCGAGCCCAGCTCGGCTGAGGCCCGGCAGGTGATTGCGGCCGCGGCCGAAAGCGCGCGTGGTGTCGAGGTGGAGGCGCGGTTGGCGGTGCGGACAGCCGAGGAGCGGGCCAACGCAGTACGAGGGCGGGCGGACTCGCTGCGCCGCGCCGCCGCGGCTGAACGCGAGGCACGACAGCGCGCCGAGCAGGCGCGCGCCGCGCGGCTGCGGGCGGCCGCGGTGGCCGCTGCGGTAGCCGACGGTGGTCAGCTCCTCGCCCGCCGGTTGAACGGCGTCGTCGATGCCGCATCGCGCGTCCGCGAGGCGCTAGCCGGCGAACGCGAGGAGCGGTCGACTGCGATGACGAAGGTGCGCGAAGAAGTGAACACGCTGGGCGCCCAGGTGGCGGCGCTGACCGATTCGCTGCACCGCGACGAGGTGGCAAACGCCCAGGTCGCGCTACGCATTGAGCAGCTCGAACAGATGGTGCTCGAGCAGTTCGGCATGGCACCAGTCGATCTGGTCGCCGAATACGGCCCGCATGTTGCACTTCCCCCGACCGAGCTCGAAATGACCGAGTTCGAGCAGGCCCGTGAGCGTGGCGAGCAGGTGACCACGCCCGCGCCGATGCCGTTTGATCGGGCCACCCAAGAGCGCCGGGCCAAACGCGCCGAGCGCCAGCTGGCCGAGCTGGGCAGGGTCAACCCACTGGCCCTAGAGGAGTTTGCTGCGCTGGAAGAGCGCTACAACTTTCTATCCACTCAACTCGAGGATGTCAAAGCCGCTCGCAAGGATCTGCTGGATGTCGTGGCCGATGTCGACGCCCGAATCCTGCAGGTGTTCAGTGATGCGTTCGTCGATGTCGAGAGGGAATTCCGGAGCGTGTTCGCCGCGCTGTTCCCCGGTGGGGAAGGGCGACTCCGGCTGACTGAGCCTGCCGACATGCTGACCACTGGCATTGAGGTCCAGGCGCGGCCGCCCGGCAAGAAGGTCACTCGGTTGTCTTTGCTGTCGGGTGGCGAGAAGGCGCTGACGGCTGTGGCGATGTTGGTTGCGATATTCCGGGCACGCCCGTCGCCGTTCTACATCATGGACGAGGTTGAGGCCGCACTTGACGATGCCAACTTGCGCCGTCTGCTGGGGTTGTTCGAGCAGCTGCGGGACCGCTCCCAGATCATCATCATCACCCATCAAAAACCCACGATGGAAGTGGCGGATGCGCTTTATGGCGTGACCATGCAAGACGACGGCATCACCGCGGTCATCTCGCAGCGGATACGGGGCCAGCAGGTGGAGCGGCTGGCCTCGACCTCGCCCTGAGCGCGGTACACCGACTGGCTCCATCGACGAAAAACCTTGCCAGCCTTAACCCCCCGAGCAGCCCTGGAAGGATGTCAGCGTGTCGGAAGGTCTGTGGATCGCTATCGCGGTCATCGCCGCCGTGCTCATCATTGCCGCCCTCGCCCTGGGTCTGGTCCGGTACCGCCGTCGCCGGATCAGTCTGTCGCCCAAGCCTCAAACCGACGCGGTCGACCGTTCGGGCGGCTACGCCGCGTCGTCGGGCATCACATTCAGCCAGACCACGCCCGCGGCAGACCGGATTGACACTGGCGGTCTGCCTGCAGTCGGCGACGATGCCACAGTTCCTCGTGACGCGCCCAAGCGTGCGATCGCGGACGTGCATCTCCCGGATGTGGTTCCAGAAGACGCGGTTGCAGAAGTGGTCCCCGAACTGGCCCCAGAAGTGGTCCCCGAAGCCCCAGAGATCGAGGCCATCGCGCCGCCGGACGGCCGTTTGGAACGCCTGCGCGGGCGCCTCGCCAAATCGCAGAATGCGCTGGGGCGCAGCATGTTGGGATTGATCGGCGGCGGGGACCTCGACGAGGAGTCCTGGCAAGACGTCGAGGACACCCTGCTCGTCGCGGACCTGGGGCCAGTCGTCACCGCCTCGGTCATGTCGCGCTTGCGCAGTCGGTTGGCAAGTAGCAACGTCCGCACCGAGGCCGATGCCCGGGCCGTGCTCCGCGACGTCCTCACCGAAGAACTGCATCTCGACATGGACCGCTCGATTCGTGCCCTACCGCATGCCGATCATCCGTCGGTGCTGTTGGTCGTCGGCGTCAATGGGACCGGCAAAACCACCACGGTCGGCAAGTTGGCACGGGTGTTGGTGGCCGACGGCCGGCGGGTAGTGCTCGGTGCGGCCGACACCTTCCGCGCCGCCGCCGCTGACCAGCTACAAACCTGGGCGGCTCGGGTGGGTGCCGAGGTAGTCTGCGGCGCCGAAGGCGCCGACCCAGCTTCGGTGGCGTTCGACGCCGTCGACAAGGGCATCGCCGCGGGCGCGGACGTTGTACTCATCGATACCGCGGGCCGGCTGCATACCAAGGTGGGCTTGATGGACGAACTGGGCAAGGTCAAGCGGGTGGTGACCCGTCGGGCCGCGGTCGACGAGGTGTTGTTGGTGCTCGACGCGACGATCGGACAAAACGGATTAGCGCAGGCCAGAGTGTTCGCCGAGGTGGTCGACATCACCGGTGCGGTGCTCACCAAGCTGGATGGGACGGCCAAGGGCGGCATCGTCTTCCGAGTCCAACAAGAGCTTGGGGTGCCCGTGAAGCTGGTCGGTCTTGGTGAAGGCCCCGACGACCTGGCGCCATTTGAACCGGCCGCCTTCGTCGATGCTCTGCTCGGCTAATGTGCGTTCACAGCAAGTTTTACGTTAATCCTTATGAAACACTGCGGCACTATTGCCGCAACAACTACTGCGCATCGTTCTGGATCAGGTCCGTCAGACTTCCATCTGGGGGCCAGCCGGTGCTGACTTGGAGGTGATAGCGAGTGGACCAATTTCCCATCATGGGCGTTCCTGATACTGGCGATACGGCCTGGATGCTGGCGAGCGCCGCGCTTGTCCTGTTGATGACGCCTGGTCTGGCGTTTTTCTACGGCGGCATGGTGCGCGCCAAGAGCGTCCTGAACATGATCATGATGAGCATCAGCGCGATGGGCGTCGTGACGGTGCTCTGGGCGCTCTACGGATTCTCCATCGCATTTGGTGACGATGTCGGCAACATCGCTGGCAGCCCGACCCAATACTGGGGCCTCAAGGGCCTGATCGGTGTCAACGGCGCCGCTGCCGATCCGGCCACCGGTACCGACGCAGTCAATATTCCGCTGGTGGGAACCGTGCCGGCGACCGTCTTTGTGGCCTTCCAGCTGATGTTCGCCATCATCACAGTCGCACTGATCTCCGGCGCCGTGGCCGACCGGATGAAGTTCGGGGCGTGGCTGTTATTCGCGGGATTGTGGGCGACGTTCGTCTATTTCCCGGTCGCGCACTGGGTGTTCGCTTTCGATGATTCTGTTGCCGAGCACGGCGGCTGGATCGCAAACAAGCTGCACGCGATCGACTTCGCCGGAGGCACCGCCGTCCACATCAATGCCGGTATGGCCGGCCTGGTGCTGGCGGTCGTGCTGGGTAAGCGCCGCGGCTGGCCGGCGACGCTGGTGCGGCCGCACAACCTGCCGTTCGTGATGCTTGGTGCCGGTCTGCTCTGGTTCGGCTGGTACGGATTCAACGCGGGTTCGGCGATCAGTGCCAACGGCGTTGCCGGGTCGACCTTCGTCACCACGACGGTCGCCACCGC
It includes:
- a CDS encoding YceD family protein; this encodes MASQQSPTARRRPTSPTTVDVARLGRRPGAMFTLRNTVDSPSRIGLEMIAIAPGAPLDLNLRVESVSEGVLVTGTVAAPTAGECARCLTDVAGHIQVELTELFAYPESATEATTEEDEVGHIVDDTIDLEQSIIDAVGLQLPLAPLCRPDCPGLCPQCGVALTTAPGHHHEQIDPRWAKLAGMLESKVPQSDAADHPAPRGER
- the rnc gene encoding ribonuclease III; this translates as MTRSRQSLLDALGVELPDDLVTLALTHRSYAYEKGGLPTNERLEFLGDAVLGLTITDELFHRHPDRSEGDLAKLRASVVNTQALADVARNLSQEGLGVHMLLGRGEVNTGGADKSSILADGMESLLGAIYLHRGIEQAREVILRLFGPLLDAAPTLGAGLDWKTSLQELTASRGLGVPSYLVTSTGPDHDKEFTAAVVVLDVKRGTGVGRSKKEAEQKAAAAAYRALEAHDELDGAMPGKSSA
- the mutM gene encoding bifunctional DNA-formamidopyrimidine glycosylase/DNA-(apurinic or apyrimidinic site) lyase codes for the protein MPELPEVEVVRRGLAAHVVGRTITTVRVHHPRAVRRHEAGAADLTARLQGARISGTDRRGKYLWLTLAPQAGDEQEADTALVVHLGMSGQMLLGTVPRTQHLRISALLDDGTEMSFVDQRTFGGWLLADLVTVDGSVVPVPVAHLARDPLDPRFDVDAVVTLVRRKHSELKRQLLNQQVVSGIGNIYADEALWRAKVNGARVAATLARRQLVAVLDAAADVMREALANGGTSFDSLYVNVNGESGYFDRSLDAYGREGENCRRCGAVMRREKFMNRSSFYCPRCQPRPRG
- a CDS encoding acylphosphatase, which gives rise to MRLTAWVHGWVQGVGFRWWTRCRALELGLTGYAANQADGRVLVVAQGPRQAGEQLLALLQRGTSSPSRPGRVDKVVADWSHPAEPIAGFTER
- the smc gene encoding chromosome segregation protein SMC — translated: MYLKSLTLKGFKSFAASTTLRFEPGITAVVGPNGSGKSNVVDALAWVMGEQGAKSLRGGKMEDVIFGGTSSRAPLGRAEVTVTIDNSDNALPIEYAEVSITRRMFRDGASEYEINGNTCRLMDVQELLSDSGIGREMHVIVGQGKLEEILQSRPEDRRAFIEEAAGVLKHRKRKEKALRKLDSMSANLARLTDLTTELRRQLKPLGRQAEVARRAATIQADLRDARLRLAADDIVSRRAEREAIFDAEAAMRRQHDEAAARLTVASQELTAHESALAELAGRADSAQHTWFGLSALAERVGATVRIASERAHHLDSEPMPISDTDPDALEAEAEQVTIAERQLLAEVAGARTRLDAARTELADCEHRAAEADRAHMAAVRAEADRREDLARLAGQVETVRARIESIDDSVARLSERIDEAASRAQLTRTEFETVQGRVGELDQGEIGLDEQHERAVAALRLADERVAELQSAERGAEREVASLRARIDALSVGLARKDGTAWLTRNHSGAGLFGSVAQLVKVRSGYEAALAAALGPAADALAVDSLGTASTAVSALKAADGGRAALVLSDWPVSAESDAEVAVAPPGGAIWALDLVEAAPRWRGALIAMLSGVAVVNDLTEALGLVAIRPRLRVVTLDGDLVGSGWVSGGSDRTLSTLEITSEIDEASRELAAAEAQVGQLTAALSGALSEQASRQDAAEQALAALNESDTAISAMYERLGRLGQEARSADEEWSRLLRQRDELEAGRAQTLEEVAELETRLRTAQETQHVHTSEPSSAEARQVIAAAAESARGVEVEARLAVRTAEERANAVRGRADSLRRAAAAEREARQRAEQARAARLRAAAVAAAVADGGQLLARRLNGVVDAASRVREALAGEREERSTAMTKVREEVNTLGAQVAALTDSLHRDEVANAQVALRIEQLEQMVLEQFGMAPVDLVAEYGPHVALPPTELEMTEFEQARERGEQVTTPAPMPFDRATQERRAKRAERQLAELGRVNPLALEEFAALEERYNFLSTQLEDVKAARKDLLDVVADVDARILQVFSDAFVDVEREFRSVFAALFPGGEGRLRLTEPADMLTTGIEVQARPPGKKVTRLSLLSGGEKALTAVAMLVAIFRARPSPFYIMDEVEAALDDANLRRLLGLFEQLRDRSQIIIITHQKPTMEVADALYGVTMQDDGITAVISQRIRGQQVERLASTSP
- the ftsY gene encoding signal recognition particle-docking protein FtsY, with amino-acid sequence MSEGLWIAIAVIAAVLIIAALALGLVRYRRRRISLSPKPQTDAVDRSGGYAASSGITFSQTTPAADRIDTGGLPAVGDDATVPRDAPKRAIADVHLPDVVPEDAVAEVVPELAPEVVPEAPEIEAIAPPDGRLERLRGRLAKSQNALGRSMLGLIGGGDLDEESWQDVEDTLLVADLGPVVTASVMSRLRSRLASSNVRTEADARAVLRDVLTEELHLDMDRSIRALPHADHPSVLLVVGVNGTGKTTTVGKLARVLVADGRRVVLGAADTFRAAAADQLQTWAARVGAEVVCGAEGADPASVAFDAVDKGIAAGADVVLIDTAGRLHTKVGLMDELGKVKRVVTRRAAVDEVLLVLDATIGQNGLAQARVFAEVVDITGAVLTKLDGTAKGGIVFRVQQELGVPVKLVGLGEGPDDLAPFEPAAFVDALLG
- a CDS encoding ammonium transporter, yielding MDQFPIMGVPDTGDTAWMLASAALVLLMTPGLAFFYGGMVRAKSVLNMIMMSISAMGVVTVLWALYGFSIAFGDDVGNIAGSPTQYWGLKGLIGVNGAAADPATGTDAVNIPLVGTVPATVFVAFQLMFAIITVALISGAVADRMKFGAWLLFAGLWATFVYFPVAHWVFAFDDSVAEHGGWIANKLHAIDFAGGTAVHINAGMAGLVLAVVLGKRRGWPATLVRPHNLPFVMLGAGLLWFGWYGFNAGSAISANGVAGSTFVTTTVATAAAMLGWLVTERIRDGKATTLGAASGIVAGLVAITPSCSSVNVLGALVVGVSAGVLCALAVGLKFRLGYDDSLDVVGVHLVGGLVGTLLVGLLAAPESSAIDGVDGVSKGLFYGGGFAQLERQAIGAFSVLLYCGVVTLILALLLKYTFGLRLDAEKESTGVDEAEHAESGYDFAVASGSVLPPRGSVADARNGLDERVGARVEVEPK